In Cryptococcus neoformans var. grubii H99 chromosome 9, complete sequence, a genomic segment contains:
- a CDS encoding lactoylglutathione lyase, variant codes for MLPAFVTSRLSSLPRPSNFLQFAKMSTAASNPATYKFNHTMFRIRDPKVSLPFYEKVLGMKVFYESPGGDFTNYFLAFANGFDDADLNKEGIRDKLFDREGVLELCHNWGTENDANFKGYASGNEEPGRGFGHICITVDNLEAACKRFDELGVRFKKRPEEGRMRVSETSFYLIGRGVLDSQRMEVG; via the exons atgCTTCCAGCATTTGTAACCTCCAGACTTTCATCTCTACCTCGTCCATCCAATTTCCTCCAATTCGCAAAAATGTCCACTGCCGCTTCTAACCCCGCTACTTACAAGTTCAACCACACGATGTTCAGGATTAGGGACCCTAAggtctctcttcctttctaCGAGAAGGTTCTTGGTATGAAG GTTTTCTACGAGTCCCCCGGCGGTGATTTCACCAACtacttccttgccttcgcCAACGGTTTCGACGACGCCGACCTCAACAAGGAAGGCATCAGGGACAAGCTCTTTGACCGAGAGGGTGTTCTTGAGCTCTGTCACAACTGGGGTACTG AGAATGATGCCAATTTCAAGGGCTACGCTTCCGGTAACGAGGAGCCTGGACGAGGTTTCGGCCACATCTGTATTACTGTCGACAACCTCGAGGCCGCTTGCAAGCGATTCGATGAGCTTGGCGTCAGGTTCAAGAAGAGGCCCGAGGAGGGCAGGATGAGAGTGAGTGAAACTAGTTTTTATCTTATCGGAAGGGGGGTACTTGATTCGCAGCGAATGGAGGTCGGGTGA
- a CDS encoding ATP-dependent DNA helicase II subunit 1 encodes MSSYYNRGDAPSWEALDQDGLDDVIDTSEYAYASRDHILFCIDAAQSMHKPYPDTTDESGRVVRGRSALHQALDVAQQIQRAKVLSGPDDSVGLLLYNVDPSAVAEDPGNYQPGNYVFQTLRTINAEEMKRLAKLMQTAKEQYEAQGDDEAVETTEPEILRETFPPIEMSHEMNIANVIQTCNFLFRDGGTQLKGNKRVFWITDNDMPPGMNNRQPARTSYGDLTTYGVAAETFFIDRPDHRFNPNIFWNDILDREAIDYNDEQPDPDGLSSLTDLIKDLVIKTSPKRTHFHVPLKLGKDGEIVIGVSGYSMVSEQGKGASRYVKMRGQVVEEVQSKTEYTSAETGAVLKDSEIGQAYEFGNEAEVRNILEPNPWEAHVKERAKNQTAVDHILEDDKERRQREDEGEDLEEEDDKKGVEKWLGKQKAALPKIVARTRLQFSNEEVSQFRSMGIEPQIKILGFQAASHLRFQDNLKHPFFIYPNEEEYTGSTRTFAALLNSCLKYNRHALALCRLRSNHVPEFCVLIPQEEKTSSSGQEYPPGFHLIILPYKDSIRPPPKKVTEFLQSPPIATNEQIDVMKAVIKRTRFKAAAYRPEIYPNPSLAYHYDQLQALAFDEDWDPEDPAKQALDKTMPLYGGMHSRAGEFMEEFNKEIESDERAVEKLASPTKRTKADKGTTVNEWDLRNIPDMWKKGTLSQCKVQELKDWAKHYDVPLQGKTKKADIIDVISEHLSTNEDDLADASTKKAKK; translated from the exons ATGTCCTCCTACTACAACAGGGGAGACGCCCCTTCATGGGAAGCACTCGACCAGGACGGATTAGACGATGTGATAGATACCTCAGAA TATGCCTATGCCTCTCGCGATCATATCCTCTTCTGCATTGACGCAGCGCAGTCCATGCACAAACCCTATCCGGATACTACGGATGAGTCTGGAAGGGTAgtccgaggaagaagtgcCCTTCACCAGGCTCTAGATGTCGCACAACAAATACAGAGGGCCAAAGTGCTTTCTGGTCCAGATGATAGTGTTGGACTCTTGTTGTATAACGTTGAT CCATCTGCCGTGGCAGAAGATCCTGGGAACTACCAACCTGGCAACTACGTCTTCCAAACATTACGCACCATCAATGCCGAAGAAATGAAGCGTCTAGCCAAGCTGATGCAGACTGCTAAGGAACAATACGAAGCACAAGGCGACGATGAAGCAGTCGAAACAACCGAACCTGAGATTCTTAGGGAGACTTTCCCCCCCATTGAAATGTCTCATGAGATGAACATTGCAAATGTCATACAGACTTGCAACTTTCTATTCCGTGATGG CGGTACACAGCTAAAAGGCAACAAGCGAGTCTTCTGGATAACTGATAATGATATGCCGCCTGGAATGAATAATCGTCAACCAGCTCGTACCAGCTATGGA GACTTGACGACTTATGGAGTCGCCGCTGAGACCTTTTTCATAGATCGCCCAGATCACCGATTTAATCCTAATATCTTCTGGAAT GATATCCTCGACAGGGAAGCCATAGATTATAACGACGAACAGCCAGATCCTGACGGCCTTTCTTCATTGACGGATTTGATAAAGGATCTTGTAATCAAAACGTCTCCCAAGAGAACTCATTTCCACGTCCCCTTGAAGCTCGGAAAAGACGGTGAGATTGTGATAGGCGTGTCTGG ATATTCGATGGTATCGGAGCAGGGCAAAGGCGCCTCGAGATATGTCAAAATGCGAGGCCAGGTAGTTGAAGAAGTGCAATCAAAAACAGAATACACATCTGCC GAAACCGGTGCCGTTTTAAAAGATTCCGAAATCGGACAAGCCTACGAGTTTGGAAATGAAGCTGAAGTTCGAAACATCCTCGAGCCGAACCCGTGGGAAGCGCATGTAAAGGAAAGGGCCAAAAACCAAACTGCAGTGGACCATATCTTGGAAGATGACAAGGAGAGACGGCaaagggaagatgaaggagaagatttggaggaggaggacgacaAAAAAGGGGTAGAGAAATGGTTGGGAAAGCAGAAAGCGGCTTTACCAAAGATTGTAGCTAGGACACGG CTGCAATTCTCAAACGAAGAAGTCTCTCAATTCAGGTCAATGGGGATCGAACCCC AAATCAAGATTTTGGGCTTCCAAGCTGCTTCTCATTTACGCTTCCAAGACAACCTAAAAcaccccttcttcatctatCCCAATGAAGAA GAATACACGGGTTCTACCCGCACTTTTGCTGCTCTCCTCAATTCTTGTTTGAAGTACAACCGCCATGCCCTTGCACTCTGTCGTTTACGTTCGAACCACGTTCCAGAATTCTGTGTTTTGATACctcaagaggagaagactTCGAGCAGCGGGCAAGAGTATCCTCCCGGGTTCCATCTGATCATTTTACCTTACAAGGATAGTATCCGACCTCCCCCCAAGAAGGTTACTGAATTCCTTCAATCTCCAC CCATCGCCACCAACGAGCAAATAGACGTTATGAAAGCGGTCATCAAACGTACCCGATTCAAAGCTGCCGCTTATCGTCCCGAAATCTACCCTAATCCCTCCTTGGCATACCACTACGACCAGCTCCAAGCTCTCGCTTTTGACGAAGATTGGGATCCTGAAGACCCAGCCAAGCAGGCGTTGGATAAAACGATGCCACTTTATGGAGGGATGCATAGTCGGGCGGGAGAGTTTATGGAGGAGTTTAATaaagagattgagagcGATGAGCGGGCAGTGGAAAAATTGGCCTCGCCGACGAAGAGGACAAAGGCAGATAAGGGAACGACTGTGAATGAATGGGATTTGAGGAATATTCCGGAtatgtggaagaagggaacgTTGAGTCAG TGCAAGGTGCAAGAACTTAAAGATTGGGCGAAACACTATG ACGTCCCTTTACAGGGCAAAACCAAAAAGGCGGACATCATCGACGTCATATCAGAACATCTTTCCacaaatgaagatgatctcGCTGATGCCAGTAccaaaaaggcaaagaagtaG
- a CDS encoding 6-phosphofructo-2-kinase/fructose-2,6-bisphosphatase translates to MSIPPPPPSNKSPASAVSPSKPRSPKLKPLTPTSEKPSRTNNDDDQVYQPVEPHVLAEAVSKLDMIRSAPAPMSTVTSPAASAAPSGPSSPRLSGAGQGAPSTGPWAMDRTASGDGRHSAPGTPHFGASTALLKTLDETTKVIRQSSRAPSRAPSVSGIGTVVEKPDYSEAKIVVAMVGLPARGKSYLSNRLMRYLRWLEYNVQVFNVGQLRRSKARSALQAGQGKVDHSATYFSHSDAEATKKREELAEESLESLISWLKKEGNVGIMDATNSTIDRREKIKSRIDKEPGLQVLYLESFCDDPVVIATNIALKVRSGDPDYQGMSKEDAERDFRKRIAQYESVYQTINEPNIPFCRILNVGQRVTINKIEGYLQSRIAFYLMNLHLKPRSIYLSRHGESMYNVEGKIGGDSDLSPRGWEYARALPALIKDNIGEGPLEVWTSTLQRTQQTASYLPFEKKTWKSLDELDAGVCDGMTYKEIEQKYPEDYESRDDDKFNYRYRGGESYRDVVVRLEPVIMELERQNNILIIAHQAILRCLYAYFQARPQQELPYINIPLHTLIKITPQAYGCQEERYPLPIAAVDTHRPRPSKGRNTAGVSVAEEAFQPVKRDYYGDSQQGVGFGLKPEAISQALENEMEQGKLTPRAAVAAQLHHE, encoded by the exons ATGTccataccaccaccaccaccgtcCAATAAGTCCCCCGCATCAGCAGTTTCCCCCTCCAAGCCCCGCTCCCCAAAGCTCAAACCCCTCACTCCGACATCCGAAAAACCTTCGCGCACTAATAATGACGACGATCAAGTCTACCAGCCCGTCGAGCCACATGTCCTGGCCGAAGCAGTCTCAAAACTCGACATGATCCGATCAGCACCTGCACCCATGTCTACTGTGACTTCTCCCGCGGCTAGTGCAGCTCCCAGTGGTCCTAGCTCGCCAAGACTCTCTGGTGCGGGCCAGGGGGCGCCATCAACAGGTCCATGGGCTATGGACCGCACAGCGAGTGGAGATGGTAGGCACAGTGCGCCTGGTACACCTCACTTCGGGGCCTCAACCGCTTT GCTGAAGACGCTGGATGAGACCACGAAGGTGATCAGGCAAAGCTCCAGGGCTCCGTCGCGTGCGCCATCCGTGTCTGGTATCGGTACTGTCG TTGAAAAGCCTGACTATTCCGAAGCCAAGATCGTCGTCGCGATGGTTGGTCTCCCGGCCCGAGGAAAATCTTATCTCAGTAACAGACTTATGCGATACCTTCGCTGGCTCGAATACAACGTTCAAGTATTCAACGTCGGACAACTCCGTCGCTCCAAAGCCCGCTCCGCTCTCCAGGCCGGGCAGGGAAAGGTCGACCATTCCGCGACATACTTCTCGCATTCAGATGCGGAAGCTACCAAGAAACGAGAAGAACTCGCAGAAGAGTCTCTCGAATCACTTATTTCTtggctgaagaaggaaggaaatgtgGGAATTATGGATGCGACCAATAGTACAATCGATCgaagggagaagatcaAGTCGCGAATCGACAAGGAGCCGGGGCTTCAAGTCCTATATCTTGAATCTTTCTGCGATGACCCCGTAGTAATTGCAACCAACATTGCACTCAAGGTCCGATCTGGCGATCCTGACTACCAAGGGATGTCTAAAGAAGACGCAGAGCGGGATTTTAGGAAGAGAATCGCTCAGTATGAGAGTGTATATCAGACGATCAACGAGCCAAATATTCCCTTCTGCAGGATATTAAATGTCGGACAGAGAGTCACGATAAATAAGATTGAGGGCTATCTTCAAAGTCGAATTGCATTCTATTTGATGAACCTGCATCTCAAACCAAGAAGTATCTATTTGTCAAGA CATGGAGAAAGTATGTATAATGTCGAGGGGAAGATTGGAGGTGATTCGGATCTCTCACCAAGAGGATGGGAGTATGCCCGCGCACTTCCCGCTCTTATCAAAGACAACATTGGCGAGGGGCCTCTTGAGGTCTGGACCTCAACCCTTCAACGTACCCAACAAACAGCATCATACCTTCCTTTCGAGAAGAAAACGTGGAAGTCGCTCGACGAACTGGACGCCGGTGTATGTGATGGCATGACGTACAAGGAGATCGAGCAAAAGTATCCAGAGGATTATGAGAGTCGAGACGACGACAAGTTCAATTACAGATATCGTGGTGGAGAGTCATACCGTGATGTCGTGGTCCGTCTTGAACCCGTCATCATGGAACTTGAGAGGCAAAACAATATTTTGATTATTGCCCATCAGGCCATCCTTCGATGTCTATATGCCTATTTCCAGGCCAGACCCCAGCAAGAACTCCCATACATCAAC ATCCCCCTGCACACACTTATCAAAATCACGCCTCAAGCTTATGGCTGTCAAGAAGAACGCTACCCTCTCCCTATCGCTGCAGTAGACACCCATCGACCCCGTCCATCCAAGGGGAGAAACACTGCCGGTGTTTCAGTGGCCGAAGAAGCCTTCCAGCCTGTCAAGCGAGATTATTATGGAGACAGCCAACAAGGTGTCGGGTTTGGCTTGAAGCCCGAGGCGATTTCACAGGCTTTGGAGAACGAGATGGAACAAGGAAAGTTGACACCAAGGGCTGCGGTAGCTGCGCAATTGCATCACGAGTGA
- a CDS encoding lactoylglutathione lyase — MLPAFVTSRLSSLPRPSNFLQFAKMSTAASNPATYKFNHTMFRIRDPKVSLPFYEKVLGMKVFYESPGGDFTNYFLAFANGFDDADLNKEGIRDKLFDREGVLELCHNWGTENDANFKGYASGNEEPGRGFGHICITVDNLEAACKRFDELGVRFKKRPEEGRMRHIAFIYDPDGYWVEIVARSLNASNI, encoded by the exons atgCTTCCAGCATTTGTAACCTCCAGACTTTCATCTCTACCTCGTCCATCCAATTTCCTCCAATTCGCAAAAATGTCCACTGCCGCTTCTAACCCCGCTACTTACAAGTTCAACCACACGATGTTCAGGATTAGGGACCCTAAggtctctcttcctttctaCGAGAAGGTTCTTGGTATGAAG GTTTTCTACGAGTCCCCCGGCGGTGATTTCACCAACtacttccttgccttcgcCAACGGTTTCGACGACGCCGACCTCAACAAGGAAGGCATCAGGGACAAGCTCTTTGACCGAGAGGGTGTTCTTGAGCTCTGTCACAACTGGGGTACTG AGAATGATGCCAATTTCAAGGGCTACGCTTCCGGTAACGAGGAGCCTGGACGAGGTTTCGGCCACATCTGTATTACTGTCGACAACCTCGAGGCCGCTTGCAAGCGATTCGATGAGCTTGGCGTCAGGTTCAAGAAGAGGCCCGAGGAGGGCAGGATGAGA CACATTGCCTTTATCTACGACCCTGATGGATACTGGGTCGAGATCGTTGCCCGATCCCTCAACGCCAGCAACATCTAA
- a CDS encoding phosphoenolpyruvate carboxykinase (ATP), whose protein sequence is MAPRQHHHDEFESNQFLGKELKYFSQAGFDLDRIHIKRNAPVASLYEDAILNEGAVISSNGALINFSGKKTGRSPKDKRIVFEETSKDDVWWGPVNIKMDEHTFEINRERAIDYLNTRENVYVFDGFAGWDPKYRIKVRVIASRAYHALFMHNMLIRPTPEELENFGEPDFIIYNAGQFPANRFTTGMTSTTSVGVNFKRMEMVILGTEYAGEMKKGIFSVMHYLQPVKFGQLSLHSSANQGIGENDDVTLFFGLSGTGKTTLSADANRLLIGDDEHVWSDTGVFNIEGGCYAKCINLSAEKEPEIFNAIKFGSILENVVYNPADRKPDYDDVSITENTRCAYPIEYIPNAKIPCIADRQPSNIIMLCCDAFGVLPPVSRLTPEQAQYHFVAGYTSKTPGTEDGIVEPSPTFSTCYGQPFIILHPGRYAKMLAERMEKNRVNCWLINTGWTGGKFGTGKRCPLKYTRAIVDAIHNGSLAEAEYENFPIFNLAIPKAVEGVPSEILNPEKVWPSKEAFKAELDKLGGMFQKAFAKYEADIDEKVKLSGPVFA, encoded by the exons ATGGCTCCCAGACAACACCATCACGACGAATTTGAGAGCAATCAGTTCCTAGGTAAGGAACTCAAGTACTTCTCCCAGGCTGGTTTCGACTTGGACCGAATCCACATTAAG AGAAATGCTCCTGTCGCTTCCCTCTATGAAGATGCCATTCTCAACGAAGGTGCTGTCATCTCTTCAAATGGTGCTCTTATCAACTTCTCCGGCAAGAAGACAGGTCGAAGTCCCAAGGACAAGCGAATTGTCTTCGAAGAAACTAGTAAGGATGACGTCTGGTGGGGTCCCGTGAATATCAAGATGGA CGAGCACACTTTCGAGATTAACCGAGAACGAGCTATCGACTACCTCAACACCCGAGAAAATGTCTATGTCTTTGACGGTTTCGCCGGTTGGGATCCCAAATACAGGATCAAGGTCCGAGTTATTGCTTCCCGAGCCTACCACGCCCTCTTCATG CACAACATGCTCATTCGACCAACTCCTGAGGAACTCGAAAACTTCGGCGAGCCTGatttcatcatctacaACGCTGGTCAGTTCCCTGCCAACCGATTCACAACTGGCATGACTTCCACCACTTCCGTCGGAGTCAACTTCAAGCGAATGGAAATGGTCATCCTCGGTACTGAGTACGCCGgtgagatgaagaagggtatcTTCTCCGTCATGCACTACCTCCAACCCGTCAAGTTCGGCCAGCTCTCCCTCCACTCTTCAGCCAACCAAGGCATCGGAGAGAATGACGATgtcaccctcttcttcggtcTTAGTGGTACTGGCAAGACAACTCTTTCCGCCGACGCTAACAGATTATTAATTGGTGACGATGAGCACGTCTGGAGTGACACTGGTGTCTTTAACATCGAGGGTGGCTGTTACGCCAAGTGCATCAACCTCTCTGCCGAAAAA GAACCCGAGATCTTCAATGCCATCAAGTTTGGCTCCATCCTCGAAAATGTTGTTTACAATCCTGCCGATCGTAAACCCGACTACGACGACGTTTCCATTACCGAGAACACTCGATGTGCCTACCCCATCGAGTACATTCCTAATGCCAAGATCCCCTGTATCGCAGACCGTCAACCCTCCAACATCATTATGCTCTGTTGCGACGCCTTTGGTGTCCTTCCCCCCGTCTCCCGACTTACTCCCGAGCAGGCTCAGTACCACTTCGTCGCTGGTTACACCTCCAAGACCCCCGGTACTGAAGATGGTATCGTCGAGCCCTCACCCACCTTCTCTACATGTTACGGTCAACCTTTCATTATCCTCCACCCCGGCAGGTATGCCAAGATGCTCGctgagaggatggagaagaacagAGTCAATTGTTGGTTGATCAACACTGGTTGGACTGGAGGCAAGTTTGGTACCGGCAAACGTTGCCCGCTCAAGTATACGCGAGCTATCGTCGACGCCATCCACAACGGCTCTCTCGCCGAGGCCGAATACGAAAActtccccatcttcaaCCTCGCCATTCCCAAGGCTGTTGAAGGTGTGCCCAGTGAGATCTTGAACCCTGAGAAGGTCTGGCCGAGCAAGGAAGCTTTCAAGGCGGAGTTGGACAAGTTGGGCGGCATGTTTCAGAAGGCTTTTGCCAAGTACGAAGCAGATATTGATGAGAAGGTCAAGCTGTCGGGTCCCGTGTTCGCGTAA
- a CDS encoding protein SDA1, giving the protein MPKPKTARGILLTSNLPQLQNLIKRDPEGYKEEFLTQYNHYLSLLRLHSVASSTPSSSNDKSNELFADLITFISQVAQCYPEETKDLPMQLSGLLLGGESGTSNAVTGDLRKTAVKNLVMLRNKEIIDSIQLLQTLLPLLPTVPSTLRSIIRHTILTDIKTSNAKTKNHRLNRVVQSLLFGMVESGMGAEVVGDKGRNKGKGREKGGEAMWAVMMVKELWRKGVWTDAKTVSIVSLAAFHPNTKVQSAALHFFLGSENEDEDDSDDEDEVGEARRDVRKMEHRMEVSRGKRKKEKQVKQLKKEASKKRKKRAEGAGVTPNFPALELLHDPQTFGEKLYDNLHRHDKIYSLDHKILIMQLLSRVMGVHKLCVLGFYSYIIKYLTYHQLQVTLILVSLAQSVHDLTPPDVLTPVIRKLAQEFVHPGVGAEVIAAGLNSIREVCRRQPWCMEEDLLGDLIEYRKSKDKGVVTASRGLLQLFREVNPGMLKRRERGKAASMGLIGSQVLAYGHSADAAEGIEGLELLEEHYAKLRKEANGGVSDGSDVEMEVGEDDDEGWAGWEAESDSETDSNGWESVSSGGEDLEISDSEDESDKKRDKKDKREKKRLARGKGKKAEDEESDEDEEMDDAVSVAPTEATEVSQTTKKLSLLAQQKILTPADFALLNELRLKAAKELAAAGGGSAAKRKLAALEASKRHVGEDEADRFLTEAEILGPRKKAKATWEERMESIQKGREGREKFGSMKGKKKKAAPSSSTNKEKAKNKPIMMALHSNKVVSKKKASLRDKQIRLRAAIEKRKKQKH; this is encoded by the exons ATGCCAAAGCCGAAGACAGCAAGGGGTATTCTCCTTACTTCCAACTTGCCACAGTTGCAGAACCTTATCAAG CGTGATCCTGAAGGTTACAAGGAGGAGTTCCTTACCCAGTACAATCACTACCTTTCGCTCCTTCGTCTTCATTCCGTCGCAtcttccactccttcttcctcgaaTGACAAATCCAATGAGCTCTTCGCAGACCTGATCACTTTCATTTCTCAAGTGGCGCAATGTTATCCGGAAGAGACTAAAGACCTGCCTATGCAATTGAGCGGCTTATTGCTGGGTGGAGAAAGTGGTACCTCTAATGCTGTTACGGGTGATCTGCGAAAGACAGCGGTCAAGAACTTGGTGATGTTGAGGAATAAAGAAATCATCGATTCTATCCA ACTTCTTCAgactctccttcctctgcttcctACAGTCCCCTCCACTCTCCGTTCCATCATCCGCCACACCATCCTCACCGATATCAAAACCTCCAACGCTAAGACGAAGAACCACCGTCTGAACCGGGTTGTTCAGTCCCTCTTGTTCGGCATGGTTGAAAGCGGTATGGGTGCCGAAGTAGTTGGTGACAAGGGGAGAAACAAGGGTAAGGggcgagagaagggtggTGAGGCCATGTGGGCTGTCATGATGGTCAAGGAGTTATGGAGAAAGGGTGTCTGGACAGACGCTAAAACAGTATCGATCGTCTCCCTTGCTGCGTTCCATCCCAACACCAAGGTGCAATCCGCTGCtcttcatttcttcctcggatcagagaatgaggatgaggacgattctgatgatgaggatgaagtaGGAGAGGCCAGAAGGGATgtgagaaagatggagCACAGAATGGAGGTTTCgcgaggaaagagaaagaaggagaagcaagTTAAACAGTTGAAAAAAGAGGCTTCCAAG AAACGTAAGAAGAGGGCTGAAGGTGCGGGTGTCACTCCCAACTTCCCCGCTCTGGAGCTTTTGCACGACCCTCAAACCTTTGGCGAGAAGCTCTATGACAACCTCCACAGACATG ataAAATCTATTCCCTCGACCACAAGATTCTCATCATGCAGCTCCTCTCCCGTGTCATGGGTGTCCACAAGCTCTGCGTCCTTGGCTTTTACAGCTACATTATCAAGTACCTCACTTACCATCAGCTTCAAGTCACTCTTATCCTCGTCTCCCTCGCCCAATCCGTACACGATCTTACTCCACCCGACGTCCTCACTCCCGTTATCCGCAAACTAGCACAGGAATTTGTTCACCCCGGTGTCGGCGCTGAAGTCATTGCTGCTGGTTTAAACTCGATCAGGGAAGTCTGTCGAAGGCAGCCGTGGTGTATGGAGGAAGACTTACTGGGTGATTTAATCGAGTACAGGAAGAGTAAGGATAAGGGAGTTGTGACTGCCTCAAGAGGTTTGTTGCAACTCTTTAGGGAAGTCAACCCCGGTATGCtcaagaggagagaaagg GGTAAAGCCGCCAGCATGGGTCTTATTGGTTCTCAAGTCCTTGCCTACGGTCATTCTGCCGATGCTGCCGAGGGCATCGAAGGCCTCGAGTTGCTCGAAGAACACTACGCCAAACTCCGTAAGGAAGCCAACGGCGGTGTCAGTGACGGGTCCGATGTTGAAATGGAGGTcggcgaggatgatgatgaagggtGGGCAGGCTGGGAGGCCGAGTCTGATTCCGAAACTGATTCAAATGGATGGGAGAGCGTTAGtagtggaggagaagactTGGAAATCAGTGATAGTGAAGATGaatcggacaagaagagggataagaaggataagagggagaagaagaggctggCTAGGGGtaaagggaagaaggccgaggatgaagaaagtgatgaggatgaagagatggacgatGCGGTCTCTGTGGCGCCCACCGAAGCTACTGAGGTGTCTCAAACCACCAAGAAGCTGTCATTACTCGCTCAGCAAAAG ATCCTTACACCTGCAGACTTTGCACTTCTTAACGAACTCCGTCTCAAGGCGGCCAAGGAACTTGCTGCTGCCGGCGGTGGCTCCGCTGCCAAGCGCAAGCTTGCTGCTTTGGAAGCCTCCAAGCGACACGTTGGCGAAGACGAAGCGGACCGATTCCTTACCGAAGCTGAGATTCTGGGACCGAgaaagaaggccaaggcgacttgggaagagagaatggagagTATTCAAAAGGGACGAGAAGGCAGAGAGAAGTTTGGTAGTatgaagggcaagaagaagaaggccgcCCCTAGCAGTTCCACgaacaaggagaaggccaagaatAAGCCTATCATGATGGCTTTGCA CTCCAACAAGGTTGtttccaagaagaaggcttcCTTGCGAGACAAGCAAATCAGGCTTCGTGCGGCTATCGAAAAGCGCAAGAAACAAAAGCATTAG